The genomic DNA TCACTGAGGAACGGTCTTCCATGCTCGACGGCAACGGTCCCCTCGACACGGCCTCCATCGGCGAGCAGGTCACCCAGCGGCTGCGGAGCGAGATCATCTCCGGCCGGCTGGCGCCGGGATCGCGGCTGATGCTGGACCAGTACAAGGCGCTGTGGAACATCAGCATCACGCCGCTGCGCGACGCCGCCAAGCGGCTGGAGGCGGACGGGCTGGTCCACATCTACCCGCGGCGCGGCATCTTCGTGGCGGAGATCGACCGCAACGCCCTGATGGAGGTGTTCCAGCTCCGCATCGCCCTGGAGCCGCTGGTGACGGAGCTGGCCACCCCCCACGCTCCGGAGGCGGAGGTGGAGGCGATGACCGAAGCCTACATCGCCGCCGGCCGCCCCGCCCCGGAGGCGGAACGGCAGGCTCGCCTGCAGGAGGTGGACGAGGTCATCCACGACTTCGTGCTGGCCCACTGCCCCAACCAGCGGCTGGCCCGCATCATGGCGACGCTTCGGGATTCGGTGGCCTGGTGCCGGAACGCGGTGATCGAGAAGGTGCCGAACGCCTTCGATCCCTCGCTGGAGGAGCATGTCGCCATCTGCAAGGCTCTGCGCGCCAAGGACGCCGAGGGAGCGGCCGCAGCGATGCGCGATCATTTGATCGCCACCCGCGACCGCACGTTGAAGGCCATGGAGGCACAGGAGCGCGCATAGGCGGCGGCGTGGGCGCAAGCCGATCGGGCACTGCAAATGCGGGTACGACATGTTGAACATCCCTTCCTTCCGCACGCGGGCCTCGTTGCGCGAGGATGTCGAACGCCTGGGCGTCGGCCCGGGAGACATCGTGATGGTCCATGCGGCGATGAGCCGGGTTGGAGCGCTTCTGAACGGGCCGGATGCCTTGATCGGA from Azospirillum brasilense includes the following:
- a CDS encoding GntR family transcriptional regulator — encoded protein: MLDGNGPLDTASIGEQVTQRLRSEIISGRLAPGSRLMLDQYKALWNISITPLRDAAKRLEADGLVHIYPRRGIFVAEIDRNALMEVFQLRIALEPLVTELATPHAPEAEVEAMTEAYIAAGRPAPEAERQARLQEVDEVIHDFVLAHCPNQRLARIMATLRDSVAWCRNAVIEKVPNAFDPSLEEHVAICKALRAKDAEGAAAAMRDHLIATRDRTLKAMEAQERA